In the genome of Spea bombifrons isolate aSpeBom1 chromosome 11, aSpeBom1.2.pri, whole genome shotgun sequence, one region contains:
- the LOC128469243 gene encoding ATP-dependent translocase ABCB1-like, with protein sequence MAVKEDLEDPPKNKYISDDPHQNGYDNPAFEPDKNQNGTVERCENTDIKDKEKKSMVGMVQLLAFADTWDIILIVIGLLCALACGTGLPIMIIVFGQMTDAFVQSGKYHIFITIIILKCANTTNQTDCAFSGSIDIEAEMTKYSYYYVAIGCAVFVLSLIQVWTFLLAATRQSHRIRQKFFKAVLHQEMAWFDSNQIGTLNTRLTEDINTIHEGLGDKICIFAQYLSTFIAGIVIGFINGWKLTLVILSVSPLLAASAMVWSKLLATFTTKELSAYAKAGAVAEEILTAIRTVVAFNGQEKALAKYNANLEDAKRVGIKKSITTNISMGVSQFFIFGAYALAFWYGTKLTLDEKDTYSIGKVLIVFFSVLIGTFSLGQAAPNLESIANARGAAYEVFKIINQHRPIDSSSEEGYKLERLVGSIEFKNIHFSYPTRPDIPILKGLNLKVEAGKTIALVGSSGCGKSTTIQLLQRFYDPLVGEVTVDGHDIRTLNVKWLRENIGVVSQEPILFGTTIKENIRYGREDVTDDEIEKASKEANAYDFISKLPDTFDTMVGERGAQLSGGQKQRIAIARALVRNPKILLLDEATSALDTQSESIVQAALDKARSGRTTIVIAHRLSTIRTADVIAGFYNGVVVEQGSHNDLMNKQGVYYSLVMLQNHGENKEDEENEEDGDEEEEDGEEFDYDDDKVNILQEIVPDVPEFTVETIRNNSLRGQSIKRKSKRSSKKKSKSKARTAKPKEVEEDIPDVPLSRIFALNSPEAFYIIIGVIAAAVCGGIYPTFAVIFGKVIGAFSENDLDKRSQKTILLSLMFFVLGVISLIVYVVMGFAFGISGENLTMRLRSMSFKALLRQEIGFFDDHANAVGVLLTRLATDASQVKGATGSRLGLITMTICTLLAAIIIAFVHGWQLTLLILACIPFLIGANFIRMKSMAGHASKDQKSLEEAGRISTEAVENIRTVVSLTREDAFYEKYDASLEGPYRDALSKALIYGITYGISQSINFFVNAAVFRFGAWLIAHCYMGFENVFIVFSAVIFAAMNVGQSTSLAPDFGKARVSAKRIMKLLDRTPQIDSYSEDGDILSTFEGNLEFKDVRFVYPTRPKVTVLQGLNVKVSKGQTLALVGSSGCGKSTSVQLLERFYDPLAGQVFADGIDTKLLNLKWLRSQMGIVSQEPMLFDCSIAENIQYGSTRGNVTQEEIENAAKAANIHTFIENLPNKYNTRVGDKGAQLSGGQKQRIAIARALVRQPKVLLLDEATSALDTESEKVVQKALDFARQGRTCVVIAHRLTTIQNADIIAVIQNGRVIEQGTHGQLLAKQGAYYALVNSQVSN encoded by the exons TGAAAACACTGACATAAAGGACAAAGAGAAGAAATCCATGGTTGGGATGGTTCAACTG CTGGCTTTTGCTGATACGTGGGATATTATTCTAATAGTCATTGGCCTTCTCTGTGCGTTGGCTTGTGGAACGGGGCTGCCAATCATGATAATAGTATTTGGACAAATGACAGATGCCTTTGTTCAGAGTGGTAAGtatcacatttttattactatcataattttaaaat GTGCAAATACCACCAACCAAACTGATTGTGCCTTTAGCGGGTCTATAGACATTGAAGCAGAaatgacaaa GTATTCTTACTACTATGTTGCCATTGGATGTGCTGTGTTTGTCTTATCCCTCATTCAAGTCTGGACATTTTTATTAGCTGCCACAAGACAATCACACAGGATTCGCCAAAAGTTCTTCAAGGCTGTGCTTCATCAGGAGATGGCTTGGTTTGATTCAAATCAGATCGGAACGCTGAACACTAGACTGACAGA ggatatCAACACCATCCACGAGGGACTTGGAGACAAGATCTGCATATTTGCCCAATATTTATCTACCTTTATAGCTGGAATCGTTATAGGATTTATAAATGGCTGGAAGCTGACACTGGTAATTTTGTCAGTGAGTCCTCTACTTGCAGCATCTGCAATGGTGTGGTCCAAG CTTCTTGCAACATTTACAACAAAAGAATTATCAGCATATGCAAAAGCTGGTGCTGTGGCAGAGGAAATTCTCACCGCAATACGGACTGTGGTCGCCTTCAATGGACAAGAAAAGGCATTGGCTAA GTACAATGCCAATCTAGAAGATGCCAAAAGGGTTGGCATTAAGAAATCAATAACAACAAATATATCAATGGGAGTCTCACAGTTTTTCATCTTTGGTGCTTATGCACTGGCTTTTTGGTATGGCACAAAACTGACCTTGGATGAAAAGGACACTTATTCTATTGGCAAAGTCTTAATC gTATTTTTCTCTGTTCTAATTGGTACCTTTTCTCTTGGCCAAGCAGCGCCAAATCTCGAAAGCATTGCTAATGCTCGTGGTGCTGCCTATGAAGTGTTTAAAATTATCAATCAG catcGTCCAATAGACAGTAGTTCCGAAGAAGGTTATAAGCTAGAAAGACTGGTTGGATCGattgaatttaaaaatatacatttttcctaTCCAACTAGACCAGATATCCCG atTCTAAAAGGTCTGAATCTTAAGGTGGAAGCTGGAAAGACCATCGCTCTTGTTGGATCCAGTGGCTGTGGAAAAAGTACAACAATTCAGTTATTGCAAAGATTCTATGATCCACTTGTAGGAGAG GTTACTGTGGACGGCCATGACATCAGAACACTCAACGTGAAATGGTTAAGAGAGAACATAGGCGTGGTAAGCCAGGAGCCTATATTGTTTGGAACAACAATCAAAGAAAATATCCGTTACGGAAGAGAAGATGTCACGGATGATGAAATTGAAAAAGCATCAAAAGAAGCAAATGCCTATGATTTTATATCGAAATTACCAGAT ACTTTTGACACAATGGTAGGTGAAAGAGGAGCCCAACTTAGTGGGGGACAGAAGCAGAGAATAGCTATAGCGCGTGCGCTTGTTCGGAACCCAAAGATTCTTCTACTCGATGAAGCAACATCTGCTCTAGATACACAAAGTGAATCTATTGTCCAAGCAGCCCTTGATAAG GCTAGATCTGGCCGCACCACTATTGTAATAGCTCACCGCCTGTCCACCATAAGGACAGCTGATGTCATCGCTGGGTTCTATAATGGAGTTGTAGTGGAACAAGGATCACACAATGATCTTATGAACAAGCAAGGAGTTTACTATTCCCTAGTAATGCTGCAG AATCATGGAGAAAATAAAGAGGATGAGGAGAATGAAGAGGATGgtgatgaggaggaggaggatggagAAGAATTTGATTATGATGATGACAAAGTCAATATTTTGCAAGAAATTGTCCCAGATGTACCTGAATTTACAGTTGAGACGATAAGAAACAACAGTTTGCGTGGACAATCTatcaaaagaaaaagcaaaaggtcttcaaaaaagaaatcaaagtcCAAAGCTCGTACAGCTAAACCAAAAGAG GTTGAAGAAGATATACCCGATGTACCTCTCAGTAGAATCTTTGCCTTGAATTCCCCAGAGGCATTCTATATTATCATCGGTGTTATAGCTGCAGCTGTATGTGGTGGCATCTACCCAACATTTGCTGTGATTTTTGGAAAAGTCATTGGG GCTTTTAGTGAAAATGATCTGGACAAAAGAAGTCAAAAAACCATATTATTATCCCTAATGTTTTTTGTACTGGGAGTGATCAGTCTTATAGTATATGTTGTCATG GGTTTCGCTTTTGGAATATCTGGGGAAAATCTAACCATGAGGTTGAGATCTATGTCATTTAAGGCCCTTCTGAGACAG gaGATTGGATTCTTTGACGATCATGCTAATGCAGTTGGTGTTTTACTTACAAGACTTGCCACAGATGCATCTCAAGTTAAAGGG gcgaCAGGCAGCCGCTTGGGATTGATCACTATGACAATTTGCACTCTGCTAGCAGCCATTATAATTGCATTTGTGCACGGCTGGCAATTGACACTTCTTATTCTGGCCTGCATACCATTTTTGATCGGTGCAAACTTTATTAGAATGAAGTCCATGGCTGGCCATGCATCAAAGGATCAAAAATCTTTAGAAGAAGCCGGAAGA ATTTCTACTGAAGCAGTGGAAAATATAAGAACAGTTGTATCACTTACCAGAGAAGAtgcattttatgaaaaatacgATGCAAGTTTAGAAGGACCCTACAG AGATGCTTTGTCGAAGGCTCTCATCTATGGAATTACGTATGGGATCTCTCAGTCAATTAACTTCTTTGTAAACGCAGCAGTATTTCGGTTTGGGGCTTGGCTGATCGCTCACTGCTACATGGGATTTGAGAATGTGTTCAT AGTGTTCTCTGCAGTTATTTTTGCTGCTATGAACGTGGGGCAGTCTACCTCTCTAGCTCCTGATTTTGGAAAAGCAAGAGTAAGCGCCAAGCGTATTATGAAGCTTTTGGACAGAACGCCACAAATTGACAGCTACAGCGAGGATGGCGATATTTTg AGCACATTTGAAGGAAATCTTGAATTCAAGGATGTTAGATTTGTGTATCCTACAAGACCAAAGGTTACAGTGCTTCAAGGTCTAAATGTGAAAGTTTCCAAAGGACAGACGTTGGCGTTGGTTGGTAGTAGTGGCTGCGGAAAGAGTACATCGGTTCAGCTATTGGAGCGATTTTACGACCCACTGGCGGGGCAAGTG TTTGCAGATGGCATAGACACTAAATTGTTGAATTTGAAGTGGCTGAGATCCCAAATGGGAATTGTATCACAGGAACCCATGCTTTTTGACTGCAGCATTGCAGAAAATATTCAGTATGGAAGCACCAGAGGAAACGTGACTCAGGAAGAAATTGAAAATGCTGCAAAAGCGGCAAACATCCATACATTCATTGAAAATTTAcctaat AAATATAACACACGGGTTGGAGATAAGGGTGCTCAGCTTTCAGGAGGACAGAAGCAAAGAATTGCAATTGCACGTGCACTGGTTCGACAACCAAAAGTTTTGCTCCTCGACGAAGCAACATCTGCCCTCGACACAGAAAGTGAAAAG GTAGTTCAGAAAGCTCTGGATTTTGCTAGACAGGGCAGAACATGTGTTGTTATTGCCCATCGACTTACAACAATCCAGAACGCGGACATCATTGCAGTAATACAGAACGGAAGAGTGATTGAACAAGGGACTCACGGCCAGCTGTTGGCAAAACAAGGGGCATATTATGCTCTTGTAAATTCACAAGTTTcaaattga